One segment of Bradyrhizobium sp. CB2312 DNA contains the following:
- a CDS encoding glutathione S-transferase family protein translates to MITLYGFGTGFGLPEISPFVTKTEVQLKMAGLPYRKERAMPPASPKGQLPFIDDGGEAVADSTFIRAHIERRYGFDFDAGLSLAERAQAWAFERMIEHHVYWALVGARWVDPVNFAKGPSHFFDGAPEHNREKLREDAQFRVAENYLLSGLGRHAPDDDVDLAVRSLFALSVQLGDKAYLMGNKPCGVDAAAFGMLAGILTPFFESALRQRAEGFPNLTAYVDRMMDSYYPEFAWTPLRQAA, encoded by the coding sequence ATGATCACGCTTTATGGCTTTGGCACCGGCTTCGGCCTGCCGGAAATCAGCCCCTTCGTCACCAAGACCGAGGTGCAGCTCAAGATGGCAGGGCTGCCCTACCGGAAGGAGCGCGCGATGCCGCCCGCGTCCCCGAAGGGGCAGCTGCCCTTCATCGACGATGGCGGCGAGGCGGTGGCCGATTCCACCTTCATCCGCGCCCATATCGAGCGCCGCTACGGCTTCGATTTCGACGCCGGCCTGTCGCTGGCCGAGCGCGCGCAGGCCTGGGCGTTCGAGCGGATGATCGAGCATCACGTCTATTGGGCGCTGGTCGGCGCGCGCTGGGTCGATCCGGTCAACTTCGCCAAGGGCCCGTCGCATTTCTTCGACGGCGCGCCGGAACACAACCGCGAGAAGCTGCGCGAGGACGCGCAATTCCGCGTCGCCGAGAATTATCTGCTCTCCGGCCTCGGCCGTCACGCGCCCGACGACGACGTCGATCTCGCCGTGCGCTCGCTGTTCGCGCTCTCGGTGCAGCTCGGCGACAAGGCCTATCTGATGGGCAACAAGCCCTGCGGCGTCGATGCTGCCGCCTTCGGCATGCTCGCGGGGATCCTCACGCCGTTCTTCGAATCGGCCTTGCGCCAGCGCGCCGAGGGATTTCCGAACCTCACCGCCTATGTCGACCGCATGATGGACAGTTATTATCCCGAGTTCGCCTGGACCCCGCTGCGGCAGGCGGCCTGA
- a CDS encoding YafY family protein → MRRADRLFQIIQVLRRTRKPLTADAIAAELETSKRTIYRDIATLMGQRVPIRGEAGMGYILEKGFDLPPLMLTPDEIEAAVLGAQWVAGHADSALARAAEDLMAKIADTVPERLRPFVLEPASRARPSWNREPDRLDMVRTRTQIHEGKKIMLRYRDEQGRPSERMIWPISVGYLEAVRLLAAWCELRSDFRSFRTDRVVEATYLDEKYPERRDVLRARWRQSLVWGPPKDT, encoded by the coding sequence ATGAGACGCGCCGACCGGCTGTTTCAGATCATCCAGGTGCTGAGGCGCACGCGTAAGCCGCTGACGGCGGACGCGATCGCGGCCGAGCTCGAGACCTCCAAGCGCACGATCTATCGCGACATCGCGACGCTGATGGGCCAGCGCGTGCCGATCCGCGGCGAAGCCGGCATGGGCTATATCCTCGAAAAGGGTTTTGACCTGCCGCCCCTCATGCTGACACCCGACGAGATCGAGGCCGCGGTGCTCGGCGCGCAATGGGTGGCGGGCCATGCCGATTCCGCGTTGGCGCGTGCCGCCGAAGATCTGATGGCCAAGATCGCCGACACCGTGCCTGAGCGCCTGCGTCCCTTCGTGCTGGAGCCCGCGAGCCGCGCTCGGCCGAGCTGGAACAGGGAGCCGGATCGTCTCGACATGGTGCGCACGCGCACCCAGATCCACGAAGGCAAGAAGATCATGCTGCGCTATCGCGACGAGCAGGGCCGCCCCAGCGAGCGCATGATCTGGCCGATCTCGGTCGGCTATCTCGAGGCCGTGCGCCTGCTTGCGGCGTGGTGCGAGCTGCGCAGCGACTTCCGCAGCTTCCGCACCGATCGCGTGGTGGAGGCGACCTATCTCGACGAGAAATATCCTGAAAGGCGCGACGTGCTGCGCGCGAGATGGCGGCAGAGCCTGGTCTGGGGCCCGCCAAAGGACACGTGA
- a CDS encoding YkgJ family cysteine cluster protein: MQEIDLSSYCQSCGACCGYSENWPRFSIESDEELAAIPEALVNARQSGMRCEGDRCSALQGEIGKATACGIYAVRPEVCRTCMPGDAECTMARRKFRLPAIEPT; this comes from the coding sequence ATGCAAGAGATCGATCTGTCGAGCTACTGCCAGAGCTGCGGCGCGTGCTGCGGCTATTCGGAGAACTGGCCGCGCTTCTCGATCGAGAGCGACGAGGAGCTTGCGGCGATTCCCGAAGCGCTCGTCAATGCGCGTCAATCCGGCATGCGTTGCGAGGGCGATCGCTGCTCGGCCTTGCAAGGCGAAATTGGAAAGGCGACGGCGTGCGGCATCTACGCCGTGCGGCCGGAGGTGTGCCGCACCTGCATGCCGGGTGATGCCGAATGCACGATGGCGCGGCGGAAGTTCAGGCTTCCGGCGATCGAACCAACTTAG
- a CDS encoding DUF3307 domain-containing protein: MLLLTFKHIIADFVLQTAWMAQGKDQKHGWALPLLVHCLIHLAVALPLILLVAPRFWFVAFIDFVIHITIDRAKGFVSANLGVDLHHPWFWTLIGVDQALHHLTGFGLSIFMAAN, encoded by the coding sequence ATGTTGCTGCTCACCTTCAAGCACATCATCGCCGATTTCGTGCTCCAGACCGCCTGGATGGCGCAGGGCAAGGACCAGAAACACGGCTGGGCCCTGCCGCTTCTGGTGCACTGCCTGATTCACCTTGCGGTTGCGCTGCCGCTGATCCTGCTCGTCGCGCCGCGATTCTGGTTCGTCGCCTTCATCGACTTCGTGATCCACATCACCATCGATCGCGCGAAGGGATTCGTCTCGGCCAATCTCGGTGTCGACCTGCATCATCCCTGGTTCTGGACCCTGATCGGCGTCGACCAGGCGCTGCACCATCTCACCGGCTTCGGCCTCTCCATCTTCATGGCGGCGAACTGA
- a CDS encoding TAXI family TRAP transporter solute-binding subunit, with protein sequence MSTEGPASSPSEPQPRRPKVIKTNQQQVLLYAVLTLLLSLATVWGGRAMLHNSETLTFAVGAPNSDEALFAAKLAAVLKNNASRFRIKIVNSPDNTKALAQFDRKQADLAVLRTDAKVPLRARTLAILEHDLVLLLGPGNKKIKSLAELKKKKVAVLAENDSSLAFVRSILDIPDGPDAAKIQMAPQGATLDKLFAPANGYGAVIAIVHASKAVRDKAYEQVAKRGGFTLNAIDETKALARKFPGISDETLTAGTLSASPEIPDDDLETIGLEWLLVAQSRMSASTAGDLARIVYENKSALGLDNGFASKIEPASVEKDAYVMAHQGAADYINDDTKSFMDKYSDMMYLGAAALSVIGSIFAAIYAKITRIAPEKASELSTAILDIGERIEHAHSLDQLECLQDELEGILRGAVVGLRDGTISTDGLDTFKLGYEFVRDEIGMRRDYLKRHCDEADKVSGPAALHPPDDSKVVVVKTAQSA encoded by the coding sequence ATGAGTACTGAGGGCCCCGCCTCGTCACCGTCAGAGCCGCAGCCGCGGCGTCCCAAGGTGATCAAGACCAACCAGCAGCAGGTCTTGCTCTACGCCGTGCTGACCCTGCTGCTGTCGCTCGCCACCGTCTGGGGCGGGCGCGCCATGCTGCACAATTCGGAGACACTGACCTTTGCGGTCGGTGCCCCGAACAGCGACGAGGCCCTGTTCGCGGCCAAGCTCGCCGCGGTGCTGAAGAACAACGCCTCGCGCTTCCGGATCAAGATCGTCAACAGCCCTGACAATACCAAGGCGCTCGCGCAGTTCGACCGCAAGCAGGCCGACCTCGCCGTGCTGCGCACCGATGCCAAGGTGCCGCTGCGGGCGCGCACGCTCGCGATCCTCGAGCACGATCTCGTGCTGTTGCTCGGGCCCGGCAACAAGAAGATCAAGTCGCTCGCGGAATTGAAGAAGAAGAAGGTCGCCGTCCTCGCCGAGAACGACTCCTCGCTCGCCTTCGTGCGCAGCATCCTCGATATTCCCGACGGGCCGGACGCTGCGAAGATCCAGATGGCGCCGCAGGGCGCGACGCTCGACAAGCTGTTTGCGCCGGCGAACGGATACGGCGCGGTAATCGCCATCGTCCACGCCTCGAAGGCGGTGCGTGACAAAGCCTATGAGCAGGTCGCCAAGCGCGGCGGCTTCACCTTGAATGCGATCGACGAGACCAAGGCACTCGCCCGCAAATTCCCTGGCATTTCCGACGAGACGCTGACCGCAGGCACGCTGTCGGCCTCGCCCGAGATTCCCGACGACGACCTCGAGACGATCGGGCTGGAATGGCTGCTGGTCGCGCAATCCAGGATGTCGGCGTCCACGGCCGGCGATCTCGCCCGCATCGTCTACGAGAACAAGTCGGCGCTCGGGCTCGACAACGGCTTTGCCAGCAAGATCGAGCCGGCCTCGGTCGAGAAGGACGCCTACGTGATGGCGCATCAAGGCGCGGCCGACTACATCAACGACGACACCAAGTCGTTCATGGATAAGTACAGCGACATGATGTATCTGGGCGCCGCCGCGCTCAGCGTCATCGGCTCGATCTTCGCCGCGATCTACGCCAAGATCACCCGCATCGCGCCGGAGAAAGCCAGCGAGCTCTCCACTGCCATTCTCGACATCGGCGAGCGCATCGAGCACGCCCATTCGCTCGATCAGCTCGAATGTCTCCAGGACGAGCTGGAAGGCATCCTGCGCGGCGCGGTGGTCGGCCTCAGGGACGGCACCATCAGCACCGACGGGCTCGACACCTTCAAGCTCGGCTACGAATTCGTCCGCGACGAGATCGGCATGCGCCGCGACTATCTCAAGCGCCATTGCGACGAGGCCGACAAGGTCTCGGGCCCTGCTGCCCTCCACCCGCCCGACGACAGCAAGGTCGTGGTGGTGAAGACCGCGCAGAGCGCCTGA
- a CDS encoding cyclic nucleotide-gated ion channel: MSKPLISALAQFAAATAGRNMTKAAYVAVGVGVLSMVLLTIGPAYEAAHHWVDTLLWACLAYFVFEWVVRLRHMARTERLSLYLSSSAGIVDAIGALAVPLALTLGVEPNTAWLLSVLWVLKVVPGIPGLRQLRRVLVLESGPLVSVLVIFLMVVFLASVAEYFLERDVQPQTFGSVPAALWWAVVTLTTTGYGDVVPVTPLGRMVAALVMISGLGVFGLWTGILATGFAAETRRDNFLKTWESVSKVPFFAALGPAAIADVTHMLRTMELPARTMIIRKGAQGDCMYFIAAGEVEVDLPGKKVQLGEGAFFGEMALLGNNMRGANVSTTKVSRLLVLDLVDFRVLMARHPDLAETIDAEAKRRALENK; encoded by the coding sequence ATGTCCAAGCCGCTGATCTCTGCACTGGCCCAGTTCGCGGCCGCCACGGCCGGCCGCAACATGACCAAGGCGGCCTATGTGGCGGTGGGCGTCGGCGTGCTCAGCATGGTGCTGCTGACGATTGGCCCGGCCTACGAGGCGGCGCATCACTGGGTCGACACCCTGCTGTGGGCTTGCCTCGCCTATTTCGTATTCGAATGGGTGGTCCGGCTGCGCCACATGGCGCGAACGGAGCGCCTGTCGCTCTATTTGTCCTCCTCCGCCGGCATCGTCGACGCGATCGGTGCGTTGGCCGTTCCCCTCGCGCTGACACTCGGCGTCGAGCCAAACACGGCCTGGTTGCTCAGCGTGCTCTGGGTGCTGAAGGTGGTGCCGGGCATTCCCGGCCTGCGCCAGCTTCGCCGTGTGCTGGTGCTGGAATCCGGGCCGCTGGTGAGCGTGCTCGTGATTTTCCTGATGGTGGTGTTCCTGGCCTCGGTTGCCGAATACTTTCTGGAGCGGGACGTGCAGCCCCAGACCTTCGGCAGCGTGCCGGCCGCGTTGTGGTGGGCTGTCGTCACGCTGACCACGACAGGCTATGGCGACGTCGTGCCGGTGACGCCGCTCGGGCGCATGGTGGCGGCGCTGGTGATGATCTCCGGCCTCGGCGTGTTCGGCCTCTGGACCGGTATTCTGGCGACCGGATTCGCCGCCGAGACGAGGCGCGACAATTTCCTCAAGACCTGGGAATCCGTCAGCAAGGTGCCGTTCTTCGCCGCGCTCGGACCGGCGGCGATCGCCGACGTCACCCACATGCTGCGCACCATGGAGCTGCCGGCGCGCACCATGATCATCCGCAAGGGCGCGCAAGGCGACTGCATGTATTTCATCGCCGCCGGCGAGGTCGAGGTCGACCTGCCCGGCAAGAAGGTGCAGCTTGGCGAGGGCGCCTTCTTCGGCGAGATGGCGCTGCTGGGCAACAACATGCGCGGCGCCAATGTCTCGACCACGAAGGTGTCGCGGCTCCTGGTGCTCGACCTCGTCGATTTCCGCGTGCTGATGGCACGGCATCCCGATCTCGCCGAAACCATCGACGCCGAAGCAAAGCGCCGCGCGCTGGAAAATAAATAA
- a CDS encoding enoyl-CoA hydratase/isomerase family protein, protein MSDHADAASGPVLEINGARATVRLNRPKHLNRLQAEDLDELLKLFDAVEADPAIRVLVLTGTGRAFSAGYDLNSVAERAVSATEQQSAGSAFEVVVNRLEDLGVPTICRLNGGVYGGSTDLALACDFRIGVDTAEMFMPAARLGLHYYRSGIKRYVTRLGVDNAKKLFLTAQKISAPEMLRIGYLTAMVPEETLDEEVDKLATILAGNAPQAMAGMKRAINEFARGELDDAAADQRHRDSMRGAEIKEGIKAFAEKRAPRF, encoded by the coding sequence ATGTCGGATCACGCCGACGCGGCTTCCGGCCCCGTGCTCGAGATCAACGGCGCACGCGCCACCGTCCGCCTCAACCGTCCAAAACATCTCAACCGGCTTCAGGCCGAGGATCTCGACGAATTGCTGAAGCTGTTCGACGCCGTCGAAGCCGATCCTGCGATCCGCGTGCTGGTGCTGACCGGCACTGGGCGCGCCTTCTCGGCCGGCTATGACCTCAACTCGGTCGCCGAGCGCGCGGTCAGCGCGACCGAACAGCAGAGCGCGGGCTCGGCGTTCGAGGTGGTCGTCAATCGGCTGGAGGATCTCGGCGTGCCGACGATCTGCCGGCTCAACGGCGGCGTCTATGGCGGCTCGACCGACTTGGCGCTGGCCTGCGATTTCCGCATCGGCGTCGACACCGCCGAGATGTTCATGCCGGCGGCGCGGCTCGGGCTGCATTACTACAGGAGCGGCATCAAGCGCTATGTCACGCGGCTCGGCGTCGACAATGCGAAGAAGCTGTTTTTGACGGCGCAGAAGATCAGCGCGCCGGAGATGCTGCGGATCGGCTATCTCACCGCGATGGTGCCGGAGGAGACGCTCGATGAGGAGGTCGATAAGCTCGCCACTATCCTCGCCGGCAATGCGCCGCAGGCGATGGCTGGCATGAAGCGCGCTATCAACGAATTCGCCCGCGGCGAGCTCGATGACGCGGCCGCCGACCAGCGCCACCGCGACAGCATGCGCGGCGCCGAGATCAAGGAAGGGATCAAGGCGTTCGCGGAGAAGCGGGCGCCAAGGTTTTGA
- a CDS encoding glutathione S-transferase family protein: MTDSNRITLYYSPQSRATGTRVLLEELGAPYDLHVFNMKAGEQRQPAYLAINPLGKVPAVKHGEALVTEQVAITIYLADLFPQAGLTPALSDPLRGPYLRWIAYYGASFEPALIDKFMQREPAPITQSPYADYDTMLGPLEAQLAKGPYLLGERMTAADVLWGIAFSWTMMFGIVPKKDVFVRYAERMTSRPAFQRITAADDEMAAEHAKAVGA; the protein is encoded by the coding sequence ATGACTGATTCCAATCGCATCACGCTGTATTATTCGCCGCAGAGCCGGGCCACCGGCACGCGGGTGCTGCTGGAGGAGCTCGGCGCGCCCTACGATCTTCACGTCTTCAACATGAAGGCCGGCGAGCAGCGCCAGCCGGCCTATCTCGCGATCAATCCGCTCGGCAAGGTGCCGGCTGTCAAGCACGGCGAGGCGCTCGTGACCGAGCAGGTCGCGATCACCATCTATCTCGCCGATCTCTTTCCGCAGGCCGGCCTCACGCCCGCGCTGAGCGATCCGCTGCGCGGTCCTTACCTGCGCTGGATCGCCTATTACGGCGCCTCGTTCGAGCCGGCCCTGATCGACAAGTTCATGCAGCGCGAGCCGGCCCCGATCACGCAGTCGCCCTATGCCGATTACGACACAATGCTGGGCCCGCTCGAGGCGCAGCTTGCGAAGGGGCCGTATCTGCTCGGCGAGCGCATGACGGCCGCCGATGTGCTGTGGGGCATCGCGTTCAGCTGGACCATGATGTTCGGCATCGTGCCGAAGAAGGACGTGTTCGTGCGCTATGCCGAGCGCATGACGTCGCGCCCGGCGTTCCAGCGCATCACTGCGGCGGATGACGAGATGGCGGCGGAGCATGCCAAGGCTGTGGGGGCCTGA
- a CDS encoding YafY family protein: MRASRMLSILTTLQARGQVTAPELAEACEVSVRTIYRDIDALAASGVPVYADRGAEGGYRLLDGYRVRLNGLSQSEAGALFLAGLPGPAAALGLDAAMIAAQNKLMAALPANLREDAGRMQERFHLDAPGWFGEAEEPKHLRSIAGAALRGTLIKIRYRSWRAEKQRRVAPLGLVLKGGSWYLAGQVDGSVRTYRVARVLDCTALDDRFDRPADFDLATYWQAATLRLEAEMHPNVAIVRLSPFGVKLLDALSQPYVKARTQLEETTDADGWRIARLPTGKTSSHAAAELLRLGSEAEVLEPADLREKMAEMTQAMAARYRAAQKA; encoded by the coding sequence ATGCGCGCGAGCCGGATGCTGTCGATCCTCACCACCCTCCAGGCCAGGGGGCAGGTCACTGCGCCCGAGCTTGCGGAGGCCTGCGAGGTCTCGGTGCGCACGATCTATCGCGACATCGACGCGCTCGCGGCCTCCGGCGTTCCTGTCTATGCCGACCGCGGCGCCGAGGGCGGCTACCGGTTGCTCGACGGCTATCGGGTGCGGTTGAACGGGTTGTCGCAGAGCGAAGCGGGCGCGCTGTTCCTCGCAGGGCTCCCCGGGCCGGCCGCGGCGCTTGGGCTCGATGCGGCGATGATCGCCGCGCAGAACAAGCTGATGGCCGCGCTGCCCGCCAATCTGCGCGAGGACGCCGGCCGGATGCAGGAGCGCTTTCATCTGGATGCACCTGGCTGGTTCGGCGAAGCGGAAGAGCCGAAGCACCTGCGCAGCATTGCCGGTGCGGCTCTGCGCGGCACCTTGATCAAGATCCGCTACCGGAGCTGGCGCGCCGAGAAGCAGCGCCGCGTGGCGCCGCTCGGCCTCGTGCTGAAAGGCGGCAGCTGGTATCTCGCCGGGCAGGTCGACGGCAGCGTGCGCACCTATCGTGTCGCGCGCGTGCTCGACTGCACCGCGCTCGACGACCGCTTCGATCGTCCCGCCGATTTCGATCTCGCCACCTATTGGCAGGCCGCGACGCTGCGCCTCGAGGCCGAGATGCATCCCAATGTCGCGATCGTACGGCTGTCGCCGTTCGGCGTGAAGCTGCTCGACGCGCTGAGCCAGCCTTACGTCAAGGCGCGCACGCAGCTTGAAGAGACCACCGATGCCGACGGCTGGCGCATCGCGCGCCTGCCGACCGGCAAGACCTCCTCGCACGCTGCGGCCGAATTGCTGCGGCTCGGGTCCGAGGCGGAAGTGCTGGAGCCCGCCGATCTCCGCGAGAAGATGGCGGAGATGACGCAGGCCATGGCCGCGCGCTATCGCGCGGCGCAGAAAGCCTGA
- a CDS encoding fatty acid desaturase produces MTDATVSEPGHRLKPLTTAMLRELSVRSNLRGAAQSISHYGMIVLVGALIWMVTSRYGILWALPLVAAQGYLVAFLFMAVHETAHKTAFRSRGLNLAVGYLSAFIIGLPYEYYCLFHWDHHRYTQDPDKDPELIVGVKPRSDTQLAIAYSGLLQVAGRLRLMLGHAVTGKVVVPWIPETKRATIVAEARAYVALYALLLGLSLWFSSALLLWIWIVPLVIGQFFLRPYLYAEHTGCDRTRSAFQNTRTTYTGGVVKWIAWNMPYHVEHHAYPSIPFHALPKLNAIVDDEIVHRGRGYIQTTRETWGWFRRYRQSI; encoded by the coding sequence ATGACTGACGCGACCGTTTCCGAGCCCGGCCATCGCCTGAAGCCGCTCACGACCGCGATGCTGCGCGAATTGTCGGTGCGCTCGAACCTCAGGGGCGCGGCGCAGAGCATCAGTCATTACGGCATGATCGTATTGGTCGGCGCGCTGATCTGGATGGTCACGTCCCGCTACGGCATCCTATGGGCGCTGCCGTTGGTGGCGGCGCAGGGCTATCTCGTCGCCTTCCTGTTCATGGCGGTGCACGAGACCGCGCACAAGACCGCGTTCAGAAGCCGGGGCCTCAATCTCGCGGTCGGCTATCTCTCCGCCTTCATCATCGGATTGCCGTACGAATATTACTGCCTGTTCCACTGGGACCATCACCGCTACACCCAGGATCCCGACAAGGACCCCGAGCTGATCGTCGGCGTGAAGCCGAGATCCGACACCCAGCTCGCGATCGCCTATAGCGGCCTGTTGCAGGTCGCCGGCCGCCTGCGGCTGATGCTCGGCCATGCCGTCACCGGCAAGGTCGTCGTGCCCTGGATCCCCGAGACCAAGCGCGCCACCATCGTGGCCGAGGCGCGCGCCTATGTCGCGCTCTATGCGCTGCTGCTCGGGCTCTCGCTGTGGTTCTCCTCGGCGCTGCTGCTCTGGATCTGGATCGTGCCGCTCGTCATCGGGCAGTTCTTCCTGCGGCCCTATCTCTATGCCGAGCACACCGGCTGCGATCGCACCCGCAGCGCATTCCAGAACACCCGCACCACCTATACCGGCGGGGTGGTCAAATGGATCGCGTGGAATATGCCCTACCATGTCGAGCACCACGCCTATCCCTCGATCCCGTTTCACGCGCTGCCGAAGCTGAATGCGATCGTCGACGACGAGATCGTCCATCGCGGCCGCGGCTACATTCAGACGACGCGCGAGACCTGGGGCTGGTTTCGCCGGTATCGGCAGAGCATTTAG
- a CDS encoding alpha/beta fold hydrolase: MTGQRDYEIFEAGDVTLQSGAIFPAMKLAYKTYGTLNAAKDNVILYPTSFSAQHFDTEWLIGPDGVLDPTRYFIIIPNLFGNGLSSSPSNTAGPYPAITYHDAIAVQHRLLTERFGVTRLALVYGWSMGGMQTYHWAALHPDMVARAAVVCGSARCAPYNHVFLESVKAALSADPAFRDGRFVEKPVAGYRAMGRVYAGWAMSHGFYRDELWREAGFTSLEDYLARNWDTTFARRDANDLLAQAGIWQRGDISACAAFGGDLDRALAAISAHMLLMPGATDRYFDARDNEAELPKLVNAKSAVLHPIPSQHGHRAGNPVNNPRDTAFLKAEVAALLSK, encoded by the coding sequence ATGACCGGGCAGCGCGACTACGAGATCTTTGAGGCTGGCGACGTCACGCTTCAGTCCGGTGCCATCTTCCCCGCGATGAAGCTCGCCTACAAGACCTATGGCACGCTCAACGCGGCCAAGGACAACGTCATCCTCTATCCGACCTCGTTCAGCGCCCAGCACTTCGACACCGAATGGCTGATCGGACCCGACGGCGTGCTCGATCCCACGCGCTATTTCATCATCATCCCCAACCTGTTCGGGAATGGCCTGTCGTCCTCGCCGTCGAACACCGCCGGCCCCTATCCTGCGATCACCTATCACGATGCAATCGCGGTCCAGCATCGTCTCCTCACCGAGCGCTTCGGCGTCACAAGGCTTGCTCTGGTCTATGGCTGGTCGATGGGCGGCATGCAGACCTATCACTGGGCGGCACTGCATCCCGACATGGTCGCGCGCGCCGCTGTGGTCTGCGGCAGCGCGCGCTGCGCGCCTTACAATCATGTCTTCCTCGAAAGCGTGAAGGCCGCACTATCAGCCGATCCCGCTTTCCGCGACGGCCGCTTCGTCGAGAAGCCGGTTGCCGGCTATCGCGCGATGGGACGCGTTTATGCCGGCTGGGCGATGTCGCACGGCTTCTATCGCGACGAGCTCTGGCGCGAGGCCGGCTTCACCTCGCTCGAGGATTATCTCGCCCGCAACTGGGACACGACCTTCGCCCGCCGCGACGCCAACGATCTGTTGGCGCAGGCCGGCATCTGGCAGCGCGGCGACATCAGCGCATGCGCGGCGTTCGGCGGCGATCTCGACCGGGCGCTGGCCGCGATCAGTGCGCATATGCTGCTGATGCCGGGCGCGACCGACCGCTATTTCGACGCGCGCGACAATGAGGCCGAGCTTCCCAAGCTCGTCAACGCCAAATCGGCGGTGCTGCATCCGATCCCTTCGCAGCACGGCCATCGCGCCGGCAACCCCGTCAATAATCCGCGCGACACGGCCTTTCTCAAGGCCGAGGTCGCGGCGCTGCTCAGCAAGTAA
- a CDS encoding MBL fold metallo-hydrolase — protein MPLWTCETCGAQFPAGEKPPASCPICEDERQFVGWKGQTFLTREALADGHRLVWRDDLGLTGLALEPSFAIGQRALLVPLTDGCLMWDCIPLATPEAVAQVRSLGGLKAIAISHPHYYGALADWSEAFGGVPVYLHADDRQWVTRPHPSIVHWTGDQHRISDDVLLLRTGGHFAGATMLHWSRGADGKGALLTGDIAQVTMDRRFVSFMYSYPNYMPLNAAAVRRIAAAVAPLAFDRIYGAWWGRNIAAGAKAAFAASVERYIAAIA, from the coding sequence ATGCCTCTCTGGACCTGCGAAACCTGCGGCGCGCAATTTCCGGCCGGCGAAAAGCCGCCGGCGTCCTGTCCGATCTGCGAGGACGAACGGCAGTTCGTCGGCTGGAAAGGGCAGACCTTTCTCACGCGCGAAGCATTGGCTGACGGCCATCGCCTGGTCTGGCGCGACGATCTCGGCCTTACCGGCCTCGCGCTCGAGCCGAGCTTCGCCATCGGCCAGCGCGCGCTGCTGGTGCCGCTAACCGACGGCTGCCTGATGTGGGATTGCATTCCATTGGCGACGCCGGAGGCGGTCGCACAGGTGCGTTCGCTCGGCGGCCTGAAGGCGATCGCGATCTCGCATCCGCATTATTATGGCGCACTCGCCGACTGGAGCGAGGCCTTCGGCGGCGTGCCGGTCTATCTGCACGCGGATGATCGCCAATGGGTGACACGACCGCATCCCTCGATCGTGCACTGGACTGGCGATCAGCATCGCATCTCCGACGACGTGCTGCTGCTCCGCACCGGCGGTCATTTCGCCGGCGCCACCATGCTGCATTGGTCGCGCGGCGCAGACGGCAAGGGCGCGCTGCTCACCGGCGACATCGCGCAGGTGACGATGGACCGCCGCTTCGTCAGCTTCATGTACTCCTATCCCAACTACATGCCGCTCAATGCCGCCGCGGTGCGGCGCATTGCGGCCGCCGTCGCGCCGCTCGCCTTCGACCGCATCTACGGCGCCTGGTGGGGCCGCAACATCGCCGCAGGGGCCAAGGCCGCCTTTGCAGCCTCGGTGGAGCGGTACATCGCTGCCATCGCGTGA